A stretch of Tripterygium wilfordii isolate XIE 37 chromosome 11, ASM1340144v1, whole genome shotgun sequence DNA encodes these proteins:
- the LOC120009762 gene encoding probable protein phosphatase 2C 34 encodes MGHFSSMFNGLAQSFSLRKGRNSVNEDGQEIAAELAKEAKKNGLILRSSGCVRVDGSRNFASVFSKRGEKGVNQDCSIVWEEFGCQAGMIFCGIFDGHGPWGHFVAKKVRELMPSSLLYNWQQTLAQTLLDLDMDLESDKKHHIFNIWKHSYMKACAAVDQELERLRKIDSFYSGTTALTIVRQGELIYIANVGDSRAVLATTLDDGSLVPVQLTVDFKPNLPEEAERITQCNGRVFCLADEPGVHRVWLPDVESPGLAMSRALGDYCVKDFGLSSVPEVTQRHITSKDQFVVLATDGVWDVVSNQEAVQIVSSTPDQAKSAKRLVEFAVRAWKRKRRGIAVDDISAICLFFHSSTLSHQVPLATTPK; translated from the exons ATGGGGCATTTCTCTTCCATGTTCAATGGGTTAGCGCAGTCATTTTCATTAAGAAAAGGGAGAAATTCTGTGAATGAGGATGGTCAAGAAATTGCAGCAGAATTGGCGAAGGAAGCGAAGAAGAATGGCCTGATATTGAGGTCTTCAGGTTGTGTACGTGTAGATGGTTCCAGAAATTTCGCATCGGTTTTCtcaaagagaggagagaaaggaGTGAATCAAGATTGTTCCATTGTATGGGAG GAATTTGGGTGTCAAGCAGGCATGATCTTTTGTGGGATTTTTGATGGGCATGGTCCATGGGGACATTTTGTGGCAAAGAAGGTTCGAGAATTGATGCCTTCATCATTGCTTTATAATTGGCAGCAAACTCTTGCACAAACTTTACTTGACCTGGATATGGACTTGGAATCAGATAAAAAGCATCATATATTCAATATATGGAAACATTCCTATATGAAAGCTTGTGCAGCTGTTGATCAGGAGCTTGAACGGCTCCGAAAAATCGATTCTTTCTATAGTGGAACTACTGCCTTGACTATTGTCAGACAG GGTGAACTCATTTACATAGCTAATGTGGGCGACTCTCGTGCTGTATTGGCAACCACATTAGATGATGGAAGCTTAGTTCCAGTACAACTTACAGTTGATTTTAAGCCCAATTTACCAG AGGAGGCTGAACGGATAACTCAATGTAACGGACGAGTGTTCTGTCTAGCTGATGAGCCAGGGGTGCATAGGGTTTGGCTACCGGATGTGGAATCACCAGGACTGGCAATGTCTAGAGCATTGGGGGATTACTGTGTAAAAGATTTTGGTCTTAGTTCTGTGCCTGAAGTCACACAGAGACATATAACCAGCAAAGACCAATTTGTTGTGCTTGCGACTGATGGG GTATGGGATGTCGTCTCCAATCAAGAAGCAGTGCAAATTGTATCTTCGACGCCAGACCAGGCGAAGTCAGCCAAGCGTCTGGTCGAGTTTGCTGTTCGGGCATGGAAACGCAAGAGACGTGGGATTGCAGTGGATGATATATCAGCTATTTGTCTCTTTTTCCATTCTTCAACTTTGTCTCATCAAGTTCCCCTTGCTACAACACCAAAATAG
- the LOC120009763 gene encoding F-box/kelch-repeat protein At3g23880-like codes for MSDNIPHEIVREILERLPVKTLGVCLCVCKSWHALITSASFITNHFSKTHKNDINKGRRFLFKHYDLNDKVRFSLHLDNDSFEKVRDLEFPLKRYYPGFRMVGYCNGVLCLSNIRVSSNFFLWNPSVQQKCVSLPPHPVSTSPGYHSHAVGFGFDSLSSNFKVVMLSFGGQSSAIQANVCSLSTNSWNDISARAIPYKVINCRNSVFVNGAIHWIASSGKIKRRNEIKWGRDADSILMFDVSHDSMRCSIKCVFQNFGSESTV; via the coding sequence ATGTCCGACAATATTCCTCACGAAATTGTCAGAGAAATTCTTGAAAGACTGCCTGTCAAAACCCTAGGAGTTTGCTTGTGTGTCTGCAAATCATGGCACGCACTGATCACCAGTGCATCTTTCATCACAAACCATTTTagcaaaacccacaaaaacGACATCAACAAAGGTCGTCGCTTTCTTTTCAAGCACTACGATCTCAACGACAAAGTGCGATTTTCTCTGCATCTCGACAATGACTCCTTTGAAAAAGTCCGAGATTTGGAATTCCCGTTGAAACGCTACTATCCTGGTTTTCGTATGGTTGGTTACTGTAACGGCGTCCTCTGTTTAAGCAATATTAGGGTTAGTTCGAATTTCTTTCTCTGGAATCCAAGTGTACAACAAAAGTGCGTCTCCCTGCCTCCTCACCCTGTCTCCACATCCCCTGGATATCATAGCCATGCTGTTGGTTTTGGCTTCGATTCTTTgtcaagcaatttcaaagtagTGATGCTTTCATTTGGCGGTCAATCCTCTGCTATTCAGGCTAATGTTTGCTCCCTTAGCACCAATTCTTGGAATGACATTAGTGCGAGGGCAATTCCTTACAAAGTGATCAATTGTCGTAATAGTGTTTTTGTGAATGGGGCTATTCATTGGATTGCATCCAGTGGAAAGATTAAACGTAGAAATGAGATTAAGTGGGGGCGTGATGCTGATTCGATTTTGATGTTTGATGTGTCCCATGACTCCATGAGGTGTTCGATAAAATGTGTCTTCCAGAATTTTGGCTCGGAGAGCACTGTTTGA
- the LOC120009610 gene encoding uncharacterized protein At5g01610-like, producing MGFVNGSLSAILCLIIFASSSLASPTAYEKLEEYNLPIGILPKGVLGYELDPSTGKFSASFNSSCSFSLEGSYQLRYKPAIRGYVSQGRISGLEGVSVKLFLFWVDIVEVVRSGDDLEFSVGIAGAGFPVNNFEESPQCGCGLDCNGVKVIKLRSNPLVGSY from the coding sequence atgggTTTTGTTAATGGATCTCTATCAGCAATTCTATGCCTGATTATCTTCGCATCATCTTCGCTAGCATCACCAACAGCGTACGAAAAGCTCGAAGAATATAACCTTCCAATCGGGATCCTCCCAAAGGGAGTTCTCGGCTATGAACTCGACCCATCAACAGGTAAATTCTCTGCTTCCTTCAATAGTAGTTGTAGCTTTTCACTTGAAGGATCGTACCAGTTGAGATACAAGCCTGCCATCAGAGGGTACGTGTCCCAAGGCAGGATTTCAGGGTTGGAGGGTGTTAGTGTCAAGTTGTTCTTGTTTTGGGTCGATATTGTTGAGGTTGTAAGGAGTGGCGATGATCTTGAATTCTCTGTGGGGATTGCAGGTGCTGGGTTTCCTGTTAATAATTTTGAAGAGAGTCCTCAATGTGGGTGTGGATTGGACTGTAATGGTGTGAAAGTGATAAAGCTTAGATCAAACCCTCTTGTGGGTTCTTATTAG
- the LOC120009914 gene encoding probable carboxylesterase 15, which produces MASPPPPPPPQPEVVEDFFGYVKVYSDGSIYRSNNNNPRNLLLHDHHYTNTVHYKDCLFDKQHNLYLRLYKPATPPFTKLPILFYFHGGGFCGISRGNPRPHNLCFRLAEGLQALVISLYYRLAPEHRLPAAVDDGLNALRWLQGQGKLRDSGDEKEVWLCEEVVDFDNVFVFGDSSGGNMAHHLAVRLTPGSVELEPVRVRGYVMLTPFFGGMVRTKREEERPCEAFWSQHIFDQMWRLAAPVGSDRDHPLVNPFGPSSPSLENVGLDPILVMVGGEEVLSDRVKEYARRLKEMGKNIEIVVFEEKEHGFFTEHPRSEMAETVLLIVKGFMSHNSKN; this is translated from the exons ATggcttctcctcctcctccacctccacctcaaCCGGAGGTTGTCGAAGACTTTTTTGGCTATGTTAAGGTCTACAGCGACGGCTCAATCTATCGCTCAAACAACAACAACCCACGAAACCTTCTCCTCCACGATCATCACTACACAAACACTGTCCACTATAAAGACTGCCTCTTCGACAAACAACACAACCTTTACCTCCGCCTCTACAAACCAGCCACGCCTCCGTTCACAAAGCTCCCAATCTTGTTCTACTTTCACGGCGGTGGCTTCTGCGGAATCTCTCGTGGAAATCCGAGGCCTCATAACCTCTGTTTCCGCCTCGCCGAGGGGCTTCAAGCTCTGGTCATTTCGCTCTACTACCGCCTCGCCCCGGAGCATAGGCTCCCCGCTGCGGTGGATGATGGGTTGAACGCTCTCAGGTGGTTGCAAGGTCAAGGAAAATTGAGGGATAGTGGTGATGAGAAGGAGGTGTGGTTGTGTGAAGAGGTTGTTGATTTTGATAATGTCTTTGTGTTTGGTGACTCGTCGGGTGGAAACATGGCTCACCATTTGGCGGTACGGCTCACGCCGGGGTCGGTGGAGTTGGAGCCGGTGAGGGTGCGAGGGTATGTCATGTTGACTCCATTTTTTGGTGGGATGGTGAGGACTAAGCGCGAGGAAGAAAGGCCATGTGAAGCATTTTGGAGTCAACACATATTTGACCA AATGTGGAGGCTGGCGGCTCCAGTGGGAAGTGACAGGGACCATCCATTGGTGAATCCATTTGGGCCTTCAAGCCCAAGCCTTGAAAATGTGGGCCTTGATCCAATCTTAGTGATGGTTGGGGGTGAGGAAGTTCTTTCAGATAGAGTGAAGGAGTACGCAAGAAGATTGAAAGAGATGGGAAAGAATATTGAGATTGTTGTGTTTGAAGAGAAAGAACATGGTTTCTTCACTGAACATCCACGTTCAGAAATGGCAGAGACTGTGCTTCTAATCGTCAAAGGTTTCATGTCTCATAACTCAAAAAATTAG
- the LOC120009016 gene encoding malignant T-cell-amplified sequence 1 homolog, translating to MFKKFSSEEVSAQNQVKASVQRKIRQSIADEYPGLEPVLDDLLPKKSPLIVVKCQNHLNLVVVNNVPLFFNIRDGPYMPTLRLLHQYPNIMKKLQVDRGAIKFVLAGANIMCPGLTSPGGVLDDEVEAETPVAIMAEGKQHALAIGFTKISAKDIRKINKGIGVDNMHYLNDGLWKMEHLD from the exons ATGTTCAAGAA GTTTTCGTCTGAAGAGGTGTCTGCACAAAACCAAGTCAAGGCTTCTGTGCAGCGCAAAATTCGGCAAAGTATTGCAGATGAG TACCCAGGACTTGAGCCAGTGTTGGATGATTTACTCCCCAAGAAGTCACCTCTGATTGTTGTTAAATG TCAAAACCATCTCAATCTTGTTGTGGTGAACAAcgttccattgttttttaacatCCGAGATGGGCCTTATATGCCTACCTTGCGGCTCCTTCATCAAT ATCCAAATATAATGAAGAAGTTACAAGTAGACAGGGGAGCAATAAAATTTGTCCTTGCTGGTGCAAACATAATGTGCCCTGGCCTTACATCTCCGGGAGGTGTTCTGGATGATGAAGTGGAAGCTGAGACTCCAGTG GCTATAATGGCTGAAGGAAAACAACATGCCCTTGCTATTGGCTTTACAAAAATTTCGGCAAAAGATAT AAGGAAAATTAACAAGGGAATCGGAGTGGACAATATGCATTATCTCAACGACGGGCTTTGGAAG ATGGAGCATCTCGATTGA
- the LOC120009936 gene encoding epoxide hydrolase A yields the protein MEGIRHRMVSVNGIQMHIAEKGEGPVVLFLHGFPEIWYSWRHQIVGLSSLGYHAVAPDLRGYGDSEAPADISSYSCLHIVGDLIELIDSIGAEKVFLVATDWGAMIGWYLCLFRPDRVKAFVCLSVPFRPRNPKIKPVEAMKAFFGEDYYMCRFQEPGTMEAEIAKLGAAQVIKKIVTDRAQGPPCLQKENAFGTEPDSSIPLPFWFTEADLTYNANKFDQRGFTGGLNYYRALDLNWELTAAWTSAQVKVPVKFIVGDLDMVYTTPGVKEYIASGLFKRDVPLLDEVVVMEGVGHFINQERAEEINTHIYEYIREF from the exons ATGGAAGGGATCAGGCACAGGATGGTGAGTGTCAATGGAATTCAAATGCACATAGCAGAGAAAGGAGAAGGCCCAGTAGTTCTTTTCCTTCATGGGTTTCCTGAAATCTGGTATTCATGGAGGCATCAGATTGTTGGATTGAGCTCACTTGGATACCATGCTGTTGCACCAGACCTTAGAGGGTATGGAGACAGTGAAGCTCCAGCTGATATCAGTAGCTACAGTTGTCTTCACATTGTTGGTGATCTTATTGAACTGATTGATTCCATTGGAGCAGAGAAAGTTTTTCTGGTTGCTACTGATTGGGGTGCCATGATTGGATGGTATTTGTGCTTGTTTAGGCCTGATAGAGTTAAGGCATTTGTGTGCCTCAGTGTCCCTTTTAGGCCAAGAAATCCCAAGATCAAACCTGTTGAGGCCATGAAAGCTTTCTTTGGAGAGGACTACTACATGTGCAGATTCCAG GAACCAGGAACAATGGAAGCTGAGATAGCAAAACTTGGTGctgcacaagtaataaagaagaTTGTGACTGATCGTGCACAGGGACCACCATGCTTGCAGAAAGAAAACGCATTTGGAACAGAACCGGACAGTTCAATCCCATTGCCTTTCTGGTTTACAGAGGCAGACCTTACTTACAATGCCAACAAATTTGACCAGAGAGGCTTCACTGGAGGGCTGAACTACTACCGCGCTCTGGATTT AAATTGGGAGCTAACGGCGGCATGGACCAGCGCACAGGTGAAGGTACCAGTGAAGTTTATTGTGGGGGATCTGGACATGGTGTATACAACACCAGGAGTTAAGGAATATATAGCAAGTGGTCTGTTCAAGAGGGATGTGCCATTGTTGGATGAGGTGGTGGTAATGGAAGGTGTGGGCCACTTCATCAACCAAGAAAGAGCAGAGGAGATCAACACTCACATCTATGAGTATATTAGAGAGTTCTGA
- the LOC120009485 gene encoding pectinesterase inhibitor-like: MADINAIPAKPAYSNFTDFALILHFMAEMVQSSREILSLDGQALASLYPRIIHHKFFLQGFLLAFLSSHQVLANEAPNGAQSEDLITQACDRTLYTNVCKAILESDPESKGSDFQGFGKIALQLAKSNASEIIGQILDLAPTTTNEFERQCLRDCSEGYQEAIDQIKDSIEALQSKRYNDANTWITAAMTAAQSCEEGFLEQPGHDSPLTERNQLFGQICSIGLTITNLLNAAAAA, translated from the exons ATGGCAGACATTAATGCCATCCCTGCAAAACCAG CTTATTCAAACTTCACAGATTTTGCATTGATCCTGCATTTTATGGCTGAAATGGTGCAAA GTTCTAGAGAGATTTTGTCTTTGGATGGTCAAGCGCTAGCTTCTCTTTATCCACGAATAATCCATCACAAATTCTTCCTACAAGGCT TTTTACTTGCATTCCTTTCTTCCCATCAAGTGCTTGCCAATGAGGCACCAAATGGGGCACAAAGTGAAGATTTGATTACTCAAGCTTGTGATCGAACCTTGTACACAAACGTATGCAAAGCCATTCTTGAATCAGACCCAGAGAGCAAAGGATCTGACTTCCAGGGCTTTGGCAAAATAGCACTCCAGCTTGCAAAATCAAATGCTAGTGAAATAATAGGACAGATTCTTGATTTGGCACCCACAACAACAAATGAGTTCGAACGCCAATGTTTACGAGATTGTTCCGAGGGTTACCAAGAGGCGATCGATCAAATTAAGGATTCGATTGAAGCATTGCAGTCCAAACGTTACAACGATGCTAATACATGGATCACTGCTGCCATGACCGCGGCACAATCGTGCGAGGAAGGGTTCCTTGAACAACCAGGACATGACTCTCCATTAACTGAAAGGAATCAATTGTTTGGCCAGATTTGCAGCATTGGTTTAACAATTACCAATCTCTTgaatgctgctgctgctgcttaa
- the LOC120008546 gene encoding splicing regulatory glutamine/lysine-rich protein 1, which produces MAASSSSSFSHSADSSGSSDTSSSRRRRRHRSNRRDRERDRDALKIRKKSSKGSSKRGRRNRHQSSDSYDSSSESGYSSERARSNHAKGHKKNERSKKSKEKDRSRSRQHKRHKDKVKQKEQEERTGGPVQLSKFLGRDKDDDVRRSSVSGKKILLKLDKSKEDKASESKRNELLKFLNASFD; this is translated from the exons ATGGCCGCATCGTCGTCTTCTTCCTTCTCACATAGCGCCGACTCTTCTGGCTCATCCGACACGTCATCGTCTCGACGCCGTCGGCGTCACCGCAGCAACCGTCGTGACCGAGAAAGGGACAGGGATGCTTTGAAGATACGAAAGAAAAGTAGCAAAGGCAGCTCTAAACGAGGTCGTAGGAATCGCCACCAATCCTCTGATTCATATGATTCTTCCTCGGAATCCGGCTACTCCAG TGAGCGTGCGAGATCTAACCATGCTAAGGGGCACAAGAAGAATGAAAGATCAAAGAAG TCCAAGGAGAAAGACCGAAGCAGGAGTCGGCAGCACAAACGGCATAAGGATAAAGTTAAACAG AAAGAGCAAGAGGAGAGAACTGGCGGCCCTGTCCAGCTTTCCAAG TTTTTAGGGCGTGACAAAGATGATGATGTCCGTCGGAGTTCTGTATCAGGAAAAAAG ATTTTATTGAAACTCGACAAATCCAAAGAGGATAAGGCATCAGAAAGCAAAAGGAATGAATTGCTCAAGTTCTTGAATGCTAGTTTTGATTGA